One Branchiostoma floridae strain S238N-H82 chromosome 15, Bfl_VNyyK, whole genome shotgun sequence DNA window includes the following coding sequences:
- the LOC118432518 gene encoding uncharacterized protein LOC118432518 — protein sequence MLRLCEKLREADAKGRRYGLARAETGYLRALVDAVADKDRLAEVELLKSLGDVNLEKGRLGKDVGKFNMALALYIAAVVRCQNRDQGEGIEHRYKYAERRLEGMSSKGSHANKVQRTEDKGTTTPANVARKFQDLDKRHAASGNTDFLLVGYANLVVEGMVMENNILETEAIKSLGDVYLKRGTETRDTKHLTKATALYNTALARGNDSQGAFVIVHRLLYTDKIRQDIAKTSTKRPTRAKRQRNVRRPFSTDPSSFNINGGTLNSVKKPEKVETPTRIEDDNTYEEHLQNGCRALQTGDLDTAEQSFAAAIKSVHVNGRHKKEAEPLYKLGEVYLKRGIQSKNGGDFTKAAALCNAALVRARRKDIEQAIIEITQAFVKEVLKIKHKVDSDHTERHKSMLTTDRDYVEKEIKRIEQEIDPYSLDDEDPKIKEIEMKRVEAIKTLFQALVDQRKKFISYLVDECIEVMGPPPCKYAMIGLGSQATGLVTPYSDLEFAILVEVETKHNASYFRNLTHYLHLKVINLGETILPAMGIKSLNDFYSHNPLDSWFYDSITPRGFAFDGAMPHACKTPLGRGRNSTGTSELIHTPSNMTNIMKDDLTFYLKKGYHLASILGNVAFITGDQALVDEYRSLWTQQLQENYREIPLVMAFSLLRDTVSTFEKQPLTAELLNVKKEMYRFSSFAVSLWVLLHNIQPTTIWETIQNLKNSGVVSSENAHHLMVMVSISAELRLRTYIKNRGQVENMSALSSISNGTDIEEKLQKVFYISNTKQLMRYYFTAKPLRRFIPHLIGPQPLKEPFIFFDNSSELKAEIHKSLCDFKNSMTFSKERLRNCILKYGKNTAHSDVAASLRNFASALDTLGDHEKAISYYEQALKMRRSIYGEHNAHPDIAALLNSLGNTWIKLDDHKKAVSYYEQSLQMNRSIYIYGENIAHPDIAMSLNNLGTAWIELGDNRKAVSYFEQSLQMYRSIYGVGTSHPDITNSLNNLGNAWRNLGIHRKSVSYYQQSLQMKRRIYGEDTVHPDIAASLNNLGNTWYDLGDHRKAVSYYEQSLNMNCLIYGKDIAHPHITTSLNNLGNTWSNLGDHRRAVSYYEQSLQMNRSIYGEETAHSSIARSLDNLGGAWWDLGDYRKSADFIEQALQMYMSIYGKNVSHPDIATSLNNLGQAWRNLGDNRKAVSFFKQSLQMTRSIYGEDTAHPDIAVSLSNLGNTCRSLGDYRKAFSYYEQSLQMYRSIYGKDTVHPKIANSLHNLGATWNDLGYQRKAISYYEQSLQMNVSIYGKDTAHPKIANTLNNLGATWSDLGNQKKAASCYEHSLQMYRSIYGEDTAHPDIAALFINLGNTWKDLGDHRKAVTYYEQSLQMNRVIYGTNIANPDIAGSLNNLGEACRILGDLRKAYSCHKQSLQMRRGMYGEGTAHSDIAASLNNLGAIWADLCDYRKAASYIEQALQMYRSIFGEDRAHPLIIQALNNLSVLWRELGNNEKAMNYLQQSKQMKQIIKSSDQ from the exons ATGTTGAGGctctgtgagaaactccgtgaggcggacgcgaagggcaggaggtacggactagcccgtgcggagacaggctacctccgtgccctggttgACGCCGTGGCTGacaaggacaggctggcggaagtggagctgctcaaaagtctgggcgacgtgaacttggagaagggaagactcgggAAGGACGTAGGAAAGTTCAACATGGCTTTGGCGCTTTACATAGCTGCTGTGGTCCGGTGTCAAAATCGGGAtcagggagaaggtatagaacaccgatacAAATACGCGGAGAGACGTTTAGAAGGGATGTCGTCAAAGGGGTCACATGCTAATAAGGTACAACGAACTGAAGACAAAGGGACGACTACACCTGCAAATGTGGCCAGAAAGTTTCAAGACCTGGACAAGAGACATGCTGCCAGTGGTAACACAGACTTTTTGCTGGTTGGATACGCAAACTTGGTGGTAGAAGGAATGGTAATGGAGAATAACATTCTAGAAACAGAGGCGATCAAGagtctcggtgacgtgtacctgaaaagaggaacagaaactagagacACAAAACACTTGACCAAAGCTACTGCTCTGTACAATACTGCACTGGCGCGGGGTAACGACTCACAGGGAGCATTTGTTATTGTCCACCGTTTACTGTACACAGATAAAATTAGACAGGACATCGCAAAAACAAGTACAaag AGGCCAACTCGTGCGAAACGACAAAGAAACGTGAGAAGACCGTTCTCAACTGACCCCTCAAGTTTCAACATTAATGGCGGGACGTTAAACAG TGTCAAGAAACCGGAGAAAGTTGAAACCCCGACACGAATTGAGGATGACAA TACATACGAAGAACATCTACAGAatggctgcagggccctgcagactggGGACCTGGACACAGCAGAACAAAGCTTTGCAGCTGCGATCAAGTCTGTTCATGTCAACG GTCGACACAAGAAGGAGGCAGAGCCCCTGTACAAGTTGGGCGAGGTCTATCTGAAGAGAGGAATTCAGTCAAAGAACGGGGGtgatttcaccaaggctgcagcactctgtaatgcagcactggtaaggGCAAGGAGAAAAGATATAGAGCAAGCAATCATAGAAATAACTCAAGCATTTGTGAAGGAAGTCCTGAAGATCAAACATAAGGTAGACAGTGACCATACAGAGAGACACAAATCGATGTTGACGACTGATAGGGACTATGTAGAAAAGGAGATCAAAAGAATAGAACAAGAGATAGACCCATATAGCCTTGATGACGAGGACCCAAAAATAAAAGAGATAGAGATGAAGAGAGTGGAAGCGATCAAAACATTGTTTCAGGCACTTGTTGATCAGCGTAAAAAGTTCATATCTTaccttgtagatgaatgcataGAGGTTatgggcccccctccctgtaagtacgccatgataggtctgggttcacaagccacaggattggtaacaCCATACTCTGATCTAgagtttgccattttggtagaggTAGAAACCAAGCATAATGCTAGTTATTTCCGCAACCTCACTCATTATCTGCATCTTAAAGTGATCAATCTCGGAGAAACAATTCTTCCGGCAATGGGGATTAAGTCtcttaatgatttctactcaCACAACCCACTGGACAGCTGGTTCTATGACTCTATAACACCTCGCGGTTttgcgttcgatggagccatgccacatgcatgtAAGACTCCATTGGGCAGGGGTAGAAACAGCACAGGAACAAGCGAACTCATCCACACACCAAGCAATATGACCAACATAATGAAAGACGACCTCACGTTCtatttaaagaaaggctaccatctcgCTAGTATACTGGGAAATGTTGCTTTTATCACAGGAGACCAGGCCTTGGTCGACGAGTACAGGTCACTATGGACGCAGCAGCTACAAGAAAATTATAGGGAAATTCCACTGGTAATGGCATTTTCTTTATTACGTGACACTGTATCAACCTTTGAAAAGCAGCCTCTCACTGCCGAACTGCTGAATGTTAAGAAGGAAATGTATCGGTTTTCAAGCTTTGCTGTGTCCCTTTGGGTGCTACTCCATAACATACAaccgaccacaatctgggagacAATTCAGAACTTGAAAAACAGTGGAGTCGTCAGTAGTGAGAACGCACACCACTTGATGGTGATGGTCAGTATATCAGCAGAACTGAGGTTGCGGACATACATAAAGAATCGTGGTCAGGTAGAAAACATGTCAGCCTTATCGTCAATTTCAAACGGCACGGACATTGAGGAGAAGctacagaaagtgttttacatttCAAATACTAAACAGCTGATGAGATATTACTTTACAGCTAAACCCCTAAGGCGCTTTATTCCACATTTGATTGGCCCCCAGCCACTGAAAGAAccatttattttctttgacaattcttcCGAGCTAAAAGCTGAGATACATAAAAGTTTGTGCGATTTCAAAAATTCTATGACATTCTCAAAAGAAAGGCTACGaaattgtattttgaaatatggtAAAAACACTGCACACAGTGATGTTGCAGCCTCACTTCGCAACTTTGCTTCCGCTTTGGATACCCTTGGGGATCACGAAAAGGCAATTAGCTATTACGAACAGGCATTaaagatgaggcggagtatttACGGCGAGCACAATGCACATCCAGACATCGCCGCTTTACTTAACAGTCTGGGTAACACCTGGATAAAACTCGATGATCACAAGAAGGCAGTtagctattatgagcagtcactgcagatgaaccggagtattTATATATATGGTGAGAACattgcacatcctgacatcgctatGTCACTTAACAACTTAGGTACCGCGTGGATTGAACTCGGTGataacagaaaggcggtcagctattttgaGCAGTCCTTACAGATgtaccggagtatctatggtgtgGGCACTTCACATCCTGACATCACCAACTCTCtcaacaacttgggtaacgcctggagaAACCTCGGTATTCATAGAAAGTCGGTCAGCTATTAtcaacagtcactacagatgaaacggcgtatctatggtgaggacactgtacatcctgacatagccGCCTCACtgaacaacttgggtaacacctggtacgaccttggtgatcacagaaaggcagtcagctattatgaacagtcactaaatATGAACTGTCTTATCTATGGTAAAGACATTGCACATCCTCACATCAccacctcacttaacaacttgggtaacacctggagcaaccttggtgatcacagaagggcggttagctattatgaacagtcactacagatgaaccggagcATATATGGTGAGGAAACCGCACATTCTAGCATCGCAAGATCACTTGACAACTTGGGTGGTGCCTGGTGGGACCTCGGTGATTACAGAAAGTCGGCAGACTTTattgaacaggcactacagatgtatATGAGTATTTATGGTAAGAACGTttcacatcctgacattgccacctcacttaacaacttgggtcaAGCCTGGAGAAACCTCGGTGataacagaaaggcggtcagcttttttaaacagtcactacaaatgacgcggagtatctatggcgaggacactgcacatcctgacatcgccgtgTCACTTAGCAACTTAGGTAACACATGTAGAAGCCTCGGTGATTACAGGAAGGCgttcagctattatgaacagtcattacagatgtaccggagtatctatggcaAGGACACTGTACATCCTAAAATCGCGAACTCACTTCACAATTTGGGTGCCACCTGGAATGACCTCGGTTATCAAAGAAAGGctatcagctattatgaacagtcattaCAGATGAACGTGAGTATCTATGGCaaggacaccgcacatcctaaAATCGCGAAcacacttaacaacttgggtgccacctGGAGTGACCTCGGTAATCAAAAAAAGGCGGCCAGTTGTTATGAACACTCACTACAGATgtaccggagtatctatggtgaggacactgcacatcccgACATCGCCGCATTATTTATcaacttgggtaacacctggaAGGAcctcggtgatcacagaaaggcggttacctattatgaacagtcactacagatgaaccgggtTATCTATGGTACGAATATTGCAaatcctgacatcgccggctcacttaacaacttgggtgaagCCTGTAGAATACTAGGTGATCTCAGAAAGGCATATAGCTGCCATaaacagtcactgcagatgaggAGGGGTATGTACGGCGAGGGAACTGCACATTCTGACATCGCtgcctcacttaacaacctggGTGCCATCTGGGCTGATCTttgtgattacagaaaggcggcaAGTTATattgaacaggcactacagatgtacCGGAGTATCTTTGGCGAGGACAGAGCGCATCCTCTCATTATACAAGCGCTTAACAATTTGAGCGTGCTCTGGAGAGAGCTAGGAAATAACGAAAAGGCTATGAACTATCTTCAACAGAGCAAACAAATGAAACAGATTATTAAAAGTTCAGATCAGTAA